The following are encoded in a window of uncultured Sphaerochaeta sp. genomic DNA:
- a CDS encoding basic amino acid ABC transporter substrate-binding protein: MKKTMIAALMVALVFALVLTGCKKEEKKESYVFATDATWPPLEFVEDGTLTGFEVELIPLIGEKVGVPMSVKNIPWDTIFAGLAGGAYDGVASGVTVTEERKATMAFSSPILSAGQVVIIRNEDAGSIKGIEDLEGKKIGVQIGTTGDFALESYPVERRAYDDIGLAIEDMLNGNVDAAVCDSLIASDFVLSNENYSSRLKVAGEPFTQEDIAIAVQKDNQELLDLINEGLAKAKADGSFDALKEKWNLL, from the coding sequence ATGAAAAAAACCATGATAGCAGCGCTGATGGTGGCACTGGTCTTTGCACTCGTGCTTACCGGCTGCAAGAAAGAAGAGAAAAAAGAGAGCTATGTTTTTGCCACCGATGCAACCTGGCCCCCACTTGAGTTTGTTGAAGATGGTACCCTTACCGGATTTGAGGTTGAACTGATACCGCTTATCGGTGAGAAGGTCGGAGTTCCCATGTCAGTGAAGAACATCCCCTGGGATACCATTTTCGCCGGTCTTGCTGGTGGTGCCTATGATGGTGTTGCAAGTGGCGTGACCGTAACTGAAGAGCGAAAAGCCACCATGGCCTTCTCCTCTCCCATTCTCTCCGCTGGACAGGTCGTAATCATCCGCAATGAAGACGCAGGCAGTATTAAAGGCATCGAGGATCTGGAAGGAAAGAAAATCGGGGTCCAGATTGGTACTACCGGAGACTTTGCATTGGAATCGTATCCTGTCGAGAGAAGAGCATATGATGATATCGGACTTGCCATCGAGGATATGCTCAACGGCAATGTTGATGCTGCTGTCTGTGACTCATTGATCGCCAGTGATTTCGTACTCTCAAACGAAAACTACAGCTCACGTCTGAAGGTTGCCGGTGAACCGTTCACCCAAGAAGATATTGCAATTGCCGTACAGAAGGACAACCAGGAACTCCTTGATCTCATCAACGAGGGACTGGCAAAGGCCAAGGCAGACGGCTCCTTTGATGCATTGAAGGAGAAGTGGAATCTGCTGTAA
- a CDS encoding transporter substrate-binding domain-containing protein: MKKILVVATLLLVLSSTLVFAQAQAESGKKSYVFAANCAWPPLEFVDENGDIVGFEIDLVEEIAKVNDVEISIVNVAWEGIFAGLANGAYDAVASGVSVTEERKATMDFSTPILVVTQAILAPVSDTELSNTASLNNKTVGVQLGTTGHIFLDDFDQSRDDFSVTIKAYDEVGFAIEDMLNGNLDAVVTDSVIASDFVMTNDNYASKLKITGSASDLGEPEPIAIATLKGNSEVLDLVNNGLKTMEENGTMDALKEKWGII, encoded by the coding sequence ATGAAAAAAATACTTGTTGTTGCTACCCTGTTGCTTGTACTGTCCTCCACACTGGTCTTCGCCCAGGCCCAGGCTGAGAGCGGAAAGAAATCCTACGTCTTTGCAGCCAACTGTGCTTGGCCCCCACTGGAGTTTGTCGATGAGAATGGGGATATCGTTGGATTTGAGATTGATCTGGTTGAAGAAATTGCAAAGGTCAATGATGTTGAGATCAGTATCGTCAATGTTGCATGGGAAGGGATCTTTGCCGGTCTTGCAAACGGTGCCTATGATGCTGTTGCCAGTGGCGTTTCAGTCACTGAAGAGAGAAAGGCTACCATGGATTTCTCCACTCCGATTCTTGTAGTAACCCAGGCAATCCTGGCTCCTGTCTCTGATACAGAACTTTCCAATACTGCAAGCCTCAATAACAAAACCGTTGGTGTACAGCTGGGAACCACCGGCCATATCTTCCTTGATGATTTTGACCAGAGTCGTGACGACTTCAGTGTAACCATCAAGGCCTATGATGAAGTCGGCTTTGCCATCGAGGATATGCTCAACGGCAATCTTGATGCAGTGGTCACCGACTCTGTCATCGCCAGTGACTTCGTTATGACCAATGACAACTATGCCAGCAAACTGAAGATCACCGGTAGTGCCAGTGACTTGGGAGAGCCTGAACCGATTGCCATTGCAACCCTGAAGGGTAACAGTGAAGTACTTGACCTGGTCAACAATGGACTGAAGACCATGGAAGAGAATGGGACAATGGATGCACTGAAAGAGAAGTGGGGCATCATCTAA
- a CDS encoding amino acid ABC transporter permease, which produces MEKQPFDNETVKMQKIRDQVVSVDPTAQKKKALTIQMTDGVLIPRKDDGHVLNSWRITFFSAILLLAGLVMFKPQPYRDIFMVTIKGTPVTFQATIFAILGALIIGTVTGLGSVSKRRWVNMLSGVYVELIRGIPLLVQLIFIYYAMGRFFKIQGMVAAVVALSICFGAYMGEIVRAGIQAIPKGQMEAAIALGLSRSQAFRYVILPQTVKVILPAIGNEFISMLKDSSLVSAIALSDILRKGREYISRTFLSLETMLVVALIYLIITLLLSRLVGILEERLHQNG; this is translated from the coding sequence ATGGAAAAACAACCATTTGATAATGAAACAGTGAAAATGCAGAAGATACGGGACCAGGTGGTCTCTGTTGATCCAACTGCTCAGAAAAAAAAGGCCCTCACCATCCAGATGACCGATGGGGTGCTCATCCCGCGTAAGGATGATGGACATGTACTGAATTCATGGAGGATTACCTTCTTCAGTGCAATCCTCTTGCTTGCTGGCCTGGTTATGTTCAAACCCCAACCCTATCGTGATATTTTCATGGTGACCATCAAGGGAACCCCTGTTACTTTCCAGGCTACAATCTTCGCAATTTTGGGTGCCTTGATTATCGGAACAGTTACAGGCCTTGGTTCAGTGAGTAAACGTCGTTGGGTCAATATGCTCAGCGGCGTCTATGTAGAATTGATCCGGGGTATTCCCCTCCTCGTCCAGTTGATCTTCATCTACTATGCAATGGGTCGTTTCTTCAAGATACAGGGGATGGTTGCAGCAGTCGTTGCACTCTCCATCTGTTTCGGAGCCTACATGGGAGAAATTGTACGTGCAGGTATCCAGGCTATCCCCAAGGGACAGATGGAAGCTGCCATTGCCTTGGGCTTGAGCCGCTCCCAGGCATTCCGCTATGTCATACTCCCCCAGACGGTAAAGGTAATACTTCCAGCAATCGGAAACGAGTTCATCTCGATGCTCAAGGATTCATCTTTGGTCTCTGCAATTGCACTCAGTGACATCCTGAGAAAAGGAAGGGAGTATATCAGTCGGACCTTCCTCTCCTTGGAAACCATGTTGGTTGTTGCGCTCATATACCTCATCATTACCCTCCTGCTCTCCCGCTTGGTAGGCATCCTGGAGGAAAGGTTGCATCAGAATGGCTAG
- a CDS encoding amino acid ABC transporter ATP-binding protein, which translates to MARIRIEDLSKDYITANKTLVKAVKHADLTVENGEVVVIIGPSGSGKSTLLRSVNKLENPTGGKIFIDEDEVTNPHVDLRKIREEVGMVFQSFNLFPHLSVMQNITLAPVKVRKMSQKKAEEKARDLLKLVGLEEKADVHPPQLSGGQQQRVAIARALAMEPKVMLFDEPTSALDPEMIKEVLDVMLKLAKSGMTMLLVTHEMGFAKAAASKVVFMDEGRIVEVGTPDEIFSHPKNERTKLFLEHIL; encoded by the coding sequence ATGGCTAGAATACGTATTGAAGATCTCTCAAAGGATTATATTACTGCAAACAAGACCCTGGTGAAAGCTGTCAAACACGCTGACCTTACGGTGGAGAATGGCGAAGTCGTTGTGATCATCGGTCCATCGGGTAGTGGAAAATCCACCTTGCTCAGAAGTGTCAATAAATTAGAAAATCCAACCGGTGGTAAAATCTTTATCGATGAGGATGAGGTAACAAACCCACATGTAGATTTGAGAAAGATTCGTGAGGAGGTAGGGATGGTGTTCCAGTCCTTCAACCTGTTCCCCCACCTTTCTGTCATGCAGAACATCACCCTCGCCCCTGTGAAAGTAAGAAAAATGTCACAAAAGAAGGCTGAGGAGAAAGCAAGGGACTTATTGAAGCTGGTAGGGCTTGAGGAAAAGGCTGACGTACATCCCCCCCAGCTCTCGGGCGGGCAGCAGCAGCGTGTTGCCATTGCACGTGCACTGGCAATGGAACCAAAGGTTATGCTCTTCGATGAACCCACCAGTGCTCTCGATCCAGAGATGATCAAGGAAGTACTTGATGTTATGCTCAAACTGGCAAAGAGTGGTATGACCATGCTTCTGGTGACTCACGAGATGGGATTTGCCAAGGCAGCTGCTTCAAAGGTTGTATTCATGGATGAGGGGAGGATTGTGGAAGTCGGTACACCCGATGAGATATTCTCCCATCCAAAGAATGAACGAACAAAACTCTTTTTGGAGCATATTCTTTAA
- a CDS encoding hemolysin III family protein has protein sequence MQRFNAWLEDHITLHSYDDPKAEKENAITHVVGAILALIALISILFKLPSLASTSFQVGLVIWGLTMLLLYSSSALYHSLPHGNGKRLCRVLDHSNIYFLIAGTYTPLMMYIGTPVAYRITMLVWLVAVIGIVLTLIFWGKAKVLHVLLYLAMGWLIVFFWKDIVPYLPSDLIKWIIAAGLTYSIGVIFYASKRLPHYHAIWHLFCIGGSALFYVGYMLTLV, from the coding sequence ATGCAACGTTTCAATGCTTGGTTAGAGGACCATATCACCCTTCACTCCTATGATGACCCGAAGGCAGAAAAGGAAAATGCAATAACCCATGTAGTGGGAGCAATTCTTGCGCTCATCGCACTCATCTCCATCCTATTCAAGCTTCCTTCCCTCGCCAGTACATCTTTCCAGGTAGGGTTGGTCATCTGGGGATTGACCATGTTGTTGCTCTATAGCTCATCAGCACTCTATCACTCCCTACCCCACGGGAATGGGAAACGGCTTTGCAGGGTTCTCGATCATAGCAACATCTACTTCCTGATCGCAGGAACCTATACGCCATTGATGATGTACATTGGAACCCCTGTTGCCTACCGGATCACGATGTTGGTCTGGTTGGTTGCGGTAATAGGTATCGTCCTTACCCTCATTTTCTGGGGAAAAGCCAAGGTATTGCATGTTCTACTCTATCTTGCCATGGGGTGGCTGATCGTATTCTTCTGGAAGGACATTGTGCCCTACCTTCCTTCTGACTTGATCAAATGGATCATCGCAGCAGGGCTTACCTATAGTATCGGGGTGATCTTTTACGCAAGTAAACGCCTCCCCCACTACCATGCCATCTGGCATTTGTTCTGTATCGGGGGAAGCGCTCTGTTCTACGTCGGCTATATGCTTACTCTTGTATAA
- a CDS encoding redoxin family protein: MKKNTRTLMITLISFIVIIVVASVAYNALKESSAPAVSLTPNLTNIPTAAEKPAAVDPSIDAVEEPIVATTTSAVDEPVATPSAVTADAEADAPETEAPAEEAPKMPDIPLFTLDGEETSFDAVRQGKPAIINYFASWCPPCKQELPHFQAAYDTYGDEISFIFLNAMDGQRETLETITKFMEEFPFTGPVYTDEGVFAYIFQTNSLPTTVFFNADGSIANGYLGYVSETALQENIDRLLIQE, encoded by the coding sequence ATGAAAAAAAATACCCGTACCCTGATGATTACCCTGATTTCATTCATCGTAATCATTGTCGTCGCCTCAGTTGCATACAATGCACTTAAGGAGAGTAGCGCTCCAGCTGTCTCTCTCACTCCAAATCTTACAAATATTCCCACTGCTGCAGAAAAACCTGCCGCCGTTGATCCATCAATTGATGCAGTAGAAGAGCCAATTGTGGCCACAACAACTTCTGCAGTAGATGAGCCGGTCGCGACTCCTTCTGCGGTAACAGCTGATGCAGAAGCGGATGCCCCAGAAACGGAAGCTCCTGCGGAAGAAGCCCCAAAGATGCCGGATATTCCTCTCTTTACCTTGGACGGGGAAGAGACCAGTTTTGATGCCGTACGGCAGGGCAAACCAGCAATCATCAACTATTTCGCTTCCTGGTGTCCTCCCTGCAAGCAGGAACTCCCTCACTTCCAGGCTGCATATGATACCTATGGTGATGAGATCAGCTTCATCTTCCTCAATGCAATGGATGGACAGAGAGAGACTCTGGAAACCATTACCAAGTTTATGGAAGAGTTCCCGTTCACCGGTCCTGTCTACACGGATGAAGGGGTTTTTGCCTACATCTTCCAGACAAACAGCCTACCGACCACCGTGTTCTTCAATGCTGATGGCTCAATAGCCAATGGCTATCTCGGGTATGTCAGTGAGACTGCACTGCAGGAGAATATTGACCGGTTGCTTATACAAGAGTAA
- a CDS encoding cytochrome c biogenesis protein CcdA, whose amino-acid sequence MAYITAFLEGIISFISPCILPILPLYFSYLAGGVAEQDQEKNLLLKNSIAFVIGFTILFVALGAASTTIGQFLQSHLDMLNRIGGVLVILFALNNLGFVLIPALNNNHKFQMKGLQNMNVPKSMLFGLVFALGWTPCVGPLLGSALMMAANAEMVTKGMLTLFFYAMGLGIPFLLSAILLEQLEGVFAAIKKHSKLITIISGLFLLAFGIALTLGFNPAALFL is encoded by the coding sequence ATGGCGTATATAACTGCATTTCTCGAAGGCATTATCAGTTTTATCAGTCCCTGTATCCTCCCCATCCTTCCGCTGTACTTCTCGTACCTTGCCGGTGGTGTGGCAGAACAGGATCAGGAAAAGAATCTGCTGTTGAAAAACAGCATAGCATTCGTCATTGGATTCACTATCCTCTTTGTAGCACTTGGGGCTGCATCAACCACCATCGGACAGTTCCTTCAGAGTCACTTGGACATGCTCAACCGTATCGGTGGTGTCCTGGTCATCCTCTTTGCCCTGAACAACCTGGGATTCGTTCTGATACCAGCATTGAACAACAACCACAAGTTCCAGATGAAAGGCTTACAGAACATGAATGTTCCCAAGTCGATGCTCTTTGGCTTGGTCTTTGCCTTGGGCTGGACTCCCTGTGTTGGCCCCTTGCTCGGAAGTGCCCTCATGATGGCGGCAAATGCTGAAATGGTAACCAAGGGTATGCTGACTCTTTTCTTTTATGCCATGGGCCTTGGCATTCCATTCCTGCTCTCGGCAATCCTGCTCGAGCAGCTCGAAGGTGTCTTTGCAGCAATAAAGAAGCATTCCAAGCTTATCACGATAATCAGCGGTCTCTTCCTTCTGGCCTTCGGCATTGCCTTGACCTTGGGATTCAATCCAGCCGCACTATTTCTTTAG
- a CDS encoding RsmB/NOP family class I SAM-dependent RNA methyltransferase has product MAKQKGKADGETLFGAYYQDIYEDRWEPLKAALIEDKIPIAYDEGLTQPYYLDEASVLAAKLLGVQKGETVLDMCAAPGGKTLVLASCLQGEGRLVSNDRSSARRARLKQVVKDHLSETEQAIVQVTAHDATRWSLYEQNVYDRVLLDAPCSSERHVLHDPKALAMWSPSRPKRLAITQFAMLAAALEAVKVGGYILYSTCSINPGENERVVEKLFDKRIGRFTIVDSKTEGSEERRYGSIILPDRGEGRGPLYFCLIRRDV; this is encoded by the coding sequence ATGGCAAAACAGAAGGGCAAAGCAGATGGAGAGACGCTGTTTGGGGCATATTACCAGGATATCTACGAGGATCGCTGGGAACCGCTGAAGGCAGCCTTGATTGAGGACAAAATTCCTATCGCGTACGATGAGGGGCTGACCCAACCATATTACCTCGATGAAGCATCGGTTCTCGCAGCGAAACTGCTTGGGGTGCAGAAGGGAGAGACTGTCCTTGACATGTGTGCAGCCCCAGGTGGGAAAACGCTTGTGCTTGCTTCCTGTCTCCAGGGTGAAGGAAGACTGGTCTCCAATGACCGTTCTTCTGCCCGGAGGGCAAGACTGAAGCAGGTGGTAAAGGACCACCTCAGCGAAACAGAACAGGCTATTGTTCAGGTAACAGCCCATGATGCTACGCGCTGGTCACTCTATGAACAGAATGTATATGACCGGGTATTGCTCGATGCCCCTTGTTCCAGTGAACGCCATGTGTTGCATGACCCAAAGGCTCTAGCTATGTGGAGCCCATCGAGACCCAAACGACTTGCCATCACCCAATTTGCCATGCTTGCTGCAGCCCTCGAGGCAGTAAAGGTGGGAGGATATATCCTGTACAGCACCTGCTCGATCAACCCAGGAGAAAATGAACGGGTCGTAGAAAAGTTGTTTGACAAGCGAATCGGCCGATTTACTATTGTGGACAGTAAAACAGAGGGAAGCGAGGAGAGACGCTATGGCTCCATCATCCTTCCCGACCGTGGAGAGGGCCGAGGTCCACTCTATTTTTGCCTGATCAGGAGAGATGTATGA
- a CDS encoding DUF362 domain-containing protein: MSNVAIVRCEQYEQALVDKAVALACEKGEMPEVRDKRILLKPNILSDAKEERGITTHSAVLRAMIRHLKSQGAKEVLVGDSPGLQKPNFQPKASGIYQICEEEGVQWIDFTKQPTTYTIPYTRGKKLPLAAVLSQVDMVFSLPKFKTHQLMYATGAVKNLFGLVPNLYKSPCHVQFPSREQFASLMVGIASIVKPAFSLMDGIIAMEGPGPANGVSRHLGLLIASRDPVALDYAQAQIMGYDPLLVPIVAEGIRRGLGEKPSSYPALSAEELVQEDYVRIEMQKRTSFIHSLIVPFIFSRYIRWKVKKERKAPVFLVDPCIACRKCIDICPAGALTMVDKRIIIDPKACIRCYCCHEVCPASAILVDEEIPS, encoded by the coding sequence ATGAGCAATGTCGCCATTGTACGATGTGAACAATATGAACAAGCGTTGGTAGACAAGGCGGTTGCCCTGGCCTGCGAGAAAGGAGAAATGCCTGAGGTCAGGGATAAGCGTATTCTTCTTAAGCCGAATATTCTCAGTGATGCCAAGGAAGAACGTGGCATAACCACGCATTCTGCCGTCCTCAGGGCTATGATCAGGCATCTCAAGAGCCAAGGCGCAAAAGAAGTCTTGGTTGGAGATTCCCCAGGATTGCAGAAACCCAATTTCCAACCAAAAGCTTCTGGTATATATCAAATATGTGAAGAGGAAGGTGTGCAGTGGATTGACTTCACCAAACAACCTACGACCTACACAATTCCATATACCCGTGGCAAGAAGCTTCCTCTCGCTGCTGTACTGTCTCAGGTGGATATGGTCTTCAGCCTCCCCAAGTTCAAGACACACCAACTGATGTACGCCACAGGAGCGGTCAAGAACCTGTTTGGATTGGTGCCCAATCTCTACAAGAGTCCCTGCCATGTACAGTTCCCTTCTCGTGAACAGTTTGCGTCCCTGATGGTGGGCATTGCATCCATCGTGAAGCCCGCGTTCAGCCTGATGGACGGAATCATCGCCATGGAGGGGCCAGGCCCGGCAAACGGCGTTTCGCGTCATCTTGGCCTCTTGATCGCCAGCCGTGACCCTGTGGCATTGGATTATGCCCAGGCTCAGATCATGGGGTATGATCCTCTACTCGTTCCCATTGTTGCAGAGGGAATTAGGAGAGGATTGGGTGAGAAGCCCTCCTCCTACCCAGCTCTCTCTGCTGAAGAGCTGGTACAGGAAGACTACGTACGTATCGAGATGCAAAAGCGCACCAGTTTTATCCACTCATTGATCGTCCCCTTTATTTTCAGTCGATATATCCGCTGGAAGGTGAAGAAGGAGCGCAAGGCTCCTGTCTTCCTGGTCGATCCTTGCATTGCTTGCAGGAAATGCATCGACATTTGTCCTGCCGGAGCCTTGACGATGGTTGATAAACGTATCATCATCGACCCCAAGGCTTGTATCCGATGTTACTGCTGCCATGAAGTCTGCCCTGCCTCAGCGATACTTGTTGATGAAGAAATTCCTTCCTAG
- a CDS encoding small multi-drug export protein, with product MDSPTLFFSILLSLLPISELRGGIPYAYFNGVSLLIATPLCVLTNALVAPIVYTFLATFHKLFHEHWRWYASFFDRFVARAQRRVAPKVNRYGYWGILLFVAIPLPITGAWTGTLGSWILGLDKRKTMMAVFGGVIVSGLIVTSLVVLGVGIDSVFIKRI from the coding sequence ATGGATAGTCCCACGTTGTTTTTTAGTATCTTGCTCTCACTTCTCCCTATCAGTGAATTGAGAGGAGGCATACCCTACGCATATTTCAATGGGGTTTCCCTCCTCATAGCAACTCCTCTTTGTGTGCTTACCAATGCCTTGGTCGCCCCAATCGTGTACACATTTCTGGCAACATTTCATAAGCTATTCCATGAACATTGGAGGTGGTACGCCTCCTTCTTTGATCGTTTTGTTGCCAGGGCACAAAGACGCGTTGCCCCTAAGGTCAACCGGTATGGTTATTGGGGTATTCTCCTTTTTGTGGCAATACCCTTGCCGATCACCGGTGCATGGACGGGAACCCTTGGTTCCTGGATTTTGGGCCTTGACAAGCGCAAGACCATGATGGCAGTATTCGGCGGAGTCATTGTCTCCGGCCTGATTGTAACCAGCTTGGTTGTCCTTGGGGTCGGAATCGATTCGGTATTCATTAAACGAATCTGA
- a CDS encoding UvrD-helicase domain-containing protein translates to MQFNLEKELNPEQCKAASTLHGPLLVIAGAGSGKTRMLTFRIAHMLEKGINEHSILALTFTNKAAKEMAQRVRSLTGLPLKKLTTTTFHAFGMGVLKQYIQHLGFKNNFTVYDTNDRKALMKEVIQNLDYVVESFDLFELSSLFSDIKTKRKVFGPNASDKIRNLYYEYEKHLKAYNAVDFDDLIMKPLELFDKHPEILDELRARYSHILVDEFQDTSLSQYRMVELLAQKSRNLCVVGDDDQSIYSWRGANYENLVMFEREFPERLEIKLERNYRSTGNILEAANRLIVNNQMRKDKKLWTDSGKGSSIRLIHPAHDEDEASTIADEILMIHKKEDRPFSDFGVLVRTNSLIAILETKFTERGIPSQVTGGQSFFDRKEIRDIVSYLKVIANQDDDINLLRIVNTPRRGIGRTTLEKMRKVADDHKCSLFSALTLMSISTDGQVKEAMKRTLKRFADLIEEYHYQLFNTNTQRNQILRTLIQEIGYKQHIEAEHPDNEAFAAYKMKGVSMLCDMLARWERNPENRNASIFDYLNRISLAGKENPEEEDAGKIALMTIHASKGLEFDTVYLAGVEDQYIPHARAIEENPASLDEERRLFYVAITRARRALIISSCEKRKRGFELVTSIPSRFLEEIPKELFDEVDPNKQLSSDEVSDKLRLLKERLASRQAR, encoded by the coding sequence ATGCAATTCAATTTAGAAAAAGAGCTCAACCCTGAGCAGTGCAAAGCTGCATCCACTTTGCACGGCCCCCTGCTTGTTATAGCCGGAGCCGGTAGTGGAAAGACAAGAATGCTGACCTTTCGTATCGCGCATATGTTGGAGAAAGGGATCAATGAACACTCCATCCTTGCATTGACCTTCACCAATAAGGCAGCAAAGGAGATGGCACAGCGGGTGCGTTCCCTCACTGGCTTGCCATTGAAGAAACTTACCACGACCACTTTCCATGCTTTCGGCATGGGAGTTCTCAAGCAGTATATCCAGCATTTGGGGTTCAAGAATAATTTCACTGTCTATGATACCAATGACAGGAAAGCCTTGATGAAGGAGGTAATCCAGAATCTCGATTATGTTGTTGAGAGTTTTGACTTGTTTGAGCTTTCATCGTTGTTCAGTGATATCAAGACAAAGCGTAAGGTCTTTGGCCCCAATGCCTCAGACAAGATCAGGAATCTTTACTACGAGTACGAGAAGCACCTCAAGGCATACAATGCTGTCGACTTTGATGACCTGATCATGAAACCCCTTGAATTGTTTGACAAGCATCCTGAAATCCTAGATGAACTCAGGGCACGATACAGCCATATTCTTGTGGATGAGTTCCAGGATACATCCCTTTCCCAGTACCGAATGGTCGAGCTGCTTGCACAAAAGAGCCGCAATCTCTGCGTGGTTGGTGATGACGACCAGAGCATCTATAGCTGGAGAGGTGCAAACTATGAGAATTTGGTGATGTTTGAGCGGGAATTCCCTGAGAGACTGGAAATAAAGCTTGAACGAAACTACCGTTCCACTGGAAATATCCTCGAGGCAGCAAACCGCCTGATCGTAAACAACCAGATGAGGAAGGACAAGAAGCTTTGGACTGATAGTGGGAAGGGCTCTTCCATCCGGCTTATCCACCCTGCCCATGACGAGGATGAGGCTTCAACCATTGCAGATGAGATTCTCATGATCCACAAGAAAGAGGACCGGCCATTCAGTGATTTCGGTGTACTGGTGAGAACCAACAGCCTGATTGCCATCCTGGAGACCAAGTTCACTGAACGGGGGATTCCCTCCCAGGTAACCGGCGGACAGAGTTTCTTCGACCGGAAGGAGATCAGGGACATTGTAAGCTACCTGAAGGTGATCGCAAACCAGGATGATGATATCAACCTGCTCAGGATCGTCAACACTCCAAGAAGGGGCATCGGCAGAACCACGCTCGAGAAAATGCGCAAGGTAGCTGATGACCATAAGTGTTCTCTCTTCAGCGCCCTGACCCTGATGAGCATATCTACCGATGGACAGGTCAAGGAAGCAATGAAACGTACATTGAAACGGTTTGCTGATTTGATTGAGGAGTATCATTACCAGCTTTTCAATACAAACACCCAGAGGAACCAGATACTGAGGACCTTGATTCAGGAGATAGGATACAAGCAGCATATCGAGGCTGAACATCCCGACAATGAAGCCTTCGCTGCGTATAAGATGAAAGGTGTCAGCATGCTCTGTGATATGCTCGCAAGATGGGAGAGGAACCCTGAGAACAGGAATGCATCCATTTTCGACTACCTGAACAGGATCAGTCTTGCAGGAAAAGAAAATCCCGAGGAAGAGGATGCAGGGAAGATTGCCCTGATGACCATACACGCCTCCAAGGGACTGGAGTTCGACACGGTATACCTCGCAGGGGTGGAAGATCAGTACATCCCCCATGCGAGAGCAATTGAAGAGAATCCTGCCAGTCTTGATGAGGAACGCCGACTCTTCTATGTAGCAATCACCCGTGCAAGGCGTGCGCTTATTATCAGCAGCTGTGAGAAACGCAAGCGAGGATTTGAGCTGGTAACCAGTATCCCTTCACGTTTCCTTGAGGAGATTCCCAAGGAACTGTTTGATGAGGTAGATCCAAACAAGCAGCTTTCCAGTGATGAGGTAAGTGACAAGCTGAGACTGCTCAAGGAACGGCTTGCATCCAGACAGGCGAGATGA